From the Polyangiaceae bacterium genome, one window contains:
- a CDS encoding transposase produces MRFLLARHPDLCREVRGIFARAIHSFYIRRAKAAGRPDGRCGSVIQVQRFDSAIRLDVHFHGLFLDGVYTGVGALRQPLTFHAARHLEDGDVRWMVRHIRSLVFGHLHRRGFLDEHAALSDESGDDLDEMATHHAAAVQGLIPFGRRSGQTVLLFGDAVPDRRP; encoded by the coding sequence GTGCGCTTCCTCCTGGCCCGACACCCCGACCTGTGCCGGGAGGTCCGCGGCATCTTCGCTCGCGCGATCCACTCCTTCTACATCCGGCGCGCCAAGGCGGCCGGCCGGCCCGACGGCCGCTGCGGGTCGGTGATCCAGGTGCAGCGGTTCGACTCGGCGATCCGGTTGGATGTCCATTTCCACGGGCTGTTCCTCGACGGGGTCTACACGGGAGTCGGCGCCCTGAGGCAACCACTGACCTTCCACGCTGCGCGCCACCTCGAGGACGGGGACGTCCGTTGGATGGTCCGCCACATCCGCTCGCTCGTCTTCGGCCACCTCCACCGCCGCGGCTTTCTCGACGAACATGCCGCCCTCAGCGACGAGTCCGGGGATGACCTCGACGAGATGGCGACCCACCACGCCGCGGCCGTGCAGGGGTTGATCCCCTTCGGCCGGCGCTCGGGGCAGACCGTGCTCCTGTTCGGCGATGCGGTCCCGGATCGCCGGCCGTGA